CGTAGTGCACGCCGTCGAGCGCCTTCGTGTAGTTCTCGAAGTGGCAGGACTTGCAGAGGTCCTTGAACGAGGCCGAGAACTCGGCCTTCGTCTTCGCCTTCACCTCGGGGTGCGGGAGCTCGCTCTGGGCGGGGTGGCAGCCCGTGCAGGAGATCTTCGTCCCGTGGACGGATTTCTCGAAGACGGCCTTGTCGACGAAGACGGACTGCTCGGAGCCGTCGGCGAGCTTGAACGACGCGGACTTGTCGCCGTGGCAGGACAGGCAGTTCTCGATCTCTTCCTTTTCCTTCGGGCCCGCGGCCAGCGGCGCGGCGAAGAGGAAGACGAACAAGACGCCGGAAATGAGACCTTTACGGCCGGTGATCACACGAGCCTCCGCTTCGCACGGTGCCCGGCGGGGGAGGGGGGGTCAATGAAGCAAAGTGACTAGCGCGGAATCCGGATAATCTCCGCCCGTGCCGGGGCGGGGAGGTCCGCTCATCCAGACGGTCGCCGCCGCACCCGCGGTGGCGCGTCTCGCCGGGCGGATCGAGGCGGGGGTCCTCGGGACGTCGACGGGAGGGGTGTCCCTGACGGGGGCTCCTCCGGGCCTCTTTCCATTCCTTCTCGAGGCCGTCGGCGGCCCCCTCGGCCTCAAATGGGCCGTCGTGTTCGCCCACGAGCGGGACGCGGCCGCGTTCGCCCGGGACGCGGCGGCCGTCCTCGGCGCCCCGCGCGTCGCCCTCTTCCCGGCCCCCGCGCTCTCGCCGTACCAGGGGATCGCCCCCTCGCTCAAGGTCCGCCGCGACGAGTTCGGGACCCTCCAGCGCCTCGCCTCGGGAGAGGTGTCCGTCCTCGTCGTTCCGGCGCGCGCCCTCCTGCGCGCGCTCCCGCCGCCGGCGGACCTCGCGAAACGCACGCGCCGCGTCGCGGCGGGCGACGACGTGTCGCCCGCGCGCCTCGTCGAGGGGCTTCTCGCCGAGGGCTACTCGCGCGTGGACCTCGTCACGGAGACCGGCGACGTCGCCGTGCGCGGCGGACTCGTCGACGTGTTCCCGCCCGACCGCGACGAGCCCGTGCGGATCGAGTTCGACCTGAACGCCGTCGCCTCGCTGCGCTCGTTCGACCCGGACACGCAGCGCTCCACGGGCGCGCTCGCCGCCGTCGCGTTGCCGCCGATGGCGCTCACACCGGATACGCGCGCGACGCGCGAGGCCGCGCAGCGCGTTCTCGCGGCGTGCCGGACGGCCGACGACGATCCGCCCGTCCCGCGGGACCTCTCGCTCGCGCGGAAGAACGACGGCCTCGAGGAGATCCTGCCGCTTCTCGACGGGCGCGACGCCGCGCACGTCCTCGACCACGCGCCGTCGCACGTCGTGGCCGTCGACGATCCCGACGCCGTCGCCGCCGAGCTGGGCCGCGCGGCGGACGTCCTCTCCCTCGACTACGAGAAGGCGCGGGCCGCCGGCCGCGTCGCGCCCGATCCCGCGCGCCTCGCGGGGGACGCGGACCGCCTCGCCGGGGACGTCGCGCGGCGAACCGTTCTCGCGCTGGCGCCCGCCGTGCCCGCGGGCGAGACCGTCGCGATCGGCGCCGAGTCGGTCCTCTCCTTCGAGGACCGCCTGCCGGACGCGCCGAAGGAAATCGCCCGCGCGCGCGAGGGCGGCCTCGCGGTCGTGCTCTCGGCGGCGTCGAAGGGCGAGCGCGAGCACGTCGAGCGCCTTCTCGCCGAGTACGAGGTCGACCACCAGGGCGCCGACTCCGACCCGACCTCGCCGCTCGCGCCGGGCGCGTGCCGCGTCGTCTCCGGCGGCCCGCGCACGGGCTTCCTGTTCCGTTCCGCGGGCGTTCTCCTCCTCACGGCTTCGGACCTCTTCGGCGAGCCGCGGACCGCGGCCGTGCGGCGCAAGTCGGCGTCGGAGGCGTTCCTCTCGGACCTGCGCGACCTCAACGTCGGCGACGTCGTCGTTCACCGCGACTACGGGCTCGGGCTCTTCGCGGGCCTCGCGCGCATCGACGACGCCGGCGCCGTGCGCGAGATGGTCGACCTGCGGTACGCGGGCGACGCGAAACTTCTCGTCCCGGTCGAGCGGCTCGACCTCATCCAGAAGTACGCCTCCGCGGGCGACGGGCCCTCGCCCGCGCTCGACCGGCTCGGCGGGGCCGGCTGGGAGAAGCGGAAGTCATCCGTCCGAAAGGCCGTCAAGGACATCGCGGACCAGCTCCTGAAGCTCTACGCGCGGCGCGCGGCCGCGCCGGGGCACTCGTTCTCGAAGGACTCGCCGTGGCAGAAGGAGTTCGAGGACGCGTTCGAGTACGTCGAGACGCCGGACCAGGCGGCGGCGATCCGCGACGTGAAGCGCGACATGGAGTCGGACAAGCCGATGGACCGGCTCCTCTGCGGCGACGTCGGCTACGGAAAGACCGAGGTCGGGATGCGCGCGATCTTCAAGTGCGTCCTCGACGGCAAGCAGGCGGCGTTCCTCGCGCCGACGACGATCCTCGCGGACCAGCACTTCCGGACGCTGAAGCGACGCTTCGCCGCGTTCCCCGTCACGCTCGACCTCCTCTCGCGCTTCCGGACGAAGGACGAGCAGAAGGAGGTCCTGAGGCGCCTCGCCGAGGGGACGCTCGACGTCGTCGTCGGGACGCATCGGATCCTCTCGAAGGACGTGGCGTTCAAGGACCTGGGCCTCCTCGTCGTGGACGAGGAGCAGCGCTTCGGCGTCGCGCAGAAGGAGCGGATCAAGGAGTGGCGCGCCTCCGTCGACGTCCTCGCGATGTCCGCGACGCCGATCCCCCGGTCGCTGCACCTCTCGCTCGCGGGCATCCGCGACCTGTCCGTCATCGAGACCCCGCCGAAGGACCGCCTCGCGATCGACACGCACGTCGTCGCCGTGGACGACGCCGTGATCCGCGAGGCGATCCGCGCCGAGGTGGA
This Acidobacteriota bacterium DNA region includes the following protein-coding sequences:
- the mfd gene encoding transcription-repair coupling factor, producing the protein MPGRGGPLIQTVAAAPAVARLAGRIEAGVLGTSTGGVSLTGAPPGLFPFLLEAVGGPLGLKWAVVFAHERDAAAFARDAAAVLGAPRVALFPAPALSPYQGIAPSLKVRRDEFGTLQRLASGEVSVLVVPARALLRALPPPADLAKRTRRVAAGDDVSPARLVEGLLAEGYSRVDLVTETGDVAVRGGLVDVFPPDRDEPVRIEFDLNAVASLRSFDPDTQRSTGALAAVALPPMALTPDTRATREAAQRVLAACRTADDDPPVPRDLSLARKNDGLEEILPLLDGRDAAHVLDHAPSHVVAVDDPDAVAAELGRAADVLSLDYEKARAAGRVAPDPARLAGDADRLAGDVARRTVLALAPAVPAGETVAIGAESVLSFEDRLPDAPKEIARAREGGLAVVLSAASKGEREHVERLLAEYEVDHQGADSDPTSPLAPGACRVVSGGPRTGFLFRSAGVLLLTASDLFGEPRTAAVRRKSASEAFLSDLRDLNVGDVVVHRDYGLGLFAGLARIDDAGAVREMVDLRYAGDAKLLVPVERLDLIQKYASAGDGPSPALDRLGGAGWEKRKSSVRKAVKDIADQLLKLYARRAAAPGHSFSKDSPWQKEFEDAFEYVETPDQAAAIRDVKRDMESDKPMDRLLCGDVGYGKTEVGMRAIFKCVLDGKQAAFLAPTTILADQHFRTLKRRFAAFPVTLDLLSRFRTKDEQKEVLRRLAEGTLDVVVGTHRILSKDVAFKDLGLLVVDEEQRFGVAQKERIKEWRASVDVLAMSATPIPRSLHLSLAGIRDLSVIETPPKDRLAIDTHVVAVDDAVIREAIRAEVDRGGQVYVVHNRIESLGMWRERLQALVPDVKVVSAHGQMSEGELERAMRAFVTRAADLLLATTIVENGLDIPSANTMIIDRADLYGLSQLYQLRGRVGRSDKAASCWLLVPPGMPLSDDARRRLRAIQEFSDLGAGFRIAAKDLEIRGAGNVLGGEQSGHIESVGFETYVNLLEEAMAEMKGEPVRETRDVTLQLGVPLALPAAWIPEENLRMALYKKIAGAADEATLQREASAAEDRYGTAPPAFRALLELARLRLLARALGVRALQRRGDELAATLEKDHALDPAKVVDLLKAGALVAAGPDAFRLPKAFLGAEPDALASRARDVLVSLARDRGLGPRLGIA